A single region of the Gilliamella apis genome encodes:
- the murF gene encoding UDP-N-acetylmuramoyl-tripeptide--D-alanyl-D-alanine ligase, translating into MIPLVIKQIATIVNGTSYHLPDEELAINEICTDSRKITDQSLFIALVGEKFDGHLFAKQAIDDGAIAVIVNRKIDDDIPQIVVNDTYIALGQLAEFVRDQSSAKFVALTGSSGKTSVKEMTANILQQCGETLYTQGNFNNDIGVPLTLLRLKKQDQFAVVELGANHIGEIAYTTRLVKPNSALINNIALAHIEGFGSLDGVATAKGEIFEGLADNGIAIINLESCSDNWLAMLKNKTVWTFSIHNFSADFYASNIEIMDQTTFTLHTPIGDSEITLPLVGEHNISNAIASSALAISVGATLTQVKKGLAESKSVKGRLYPVRLNQTQLIWDDSYNANVGSMSAAIHVLATQPGYKVLVVGDMAELGNDANIYHQQIGELAKQQNIDCVVSVGQLSELISQFSGVGHHFIDKQSAVDYLLNLLRLHPTLTMLVKGSRSAKMEDLIVEIQTKIGRD; encoded by the coding sequence ATGATTCCTTTAGTTATTAAACAAATTGCAACAATCGTCAATGGTACATCTTATCATCTTCCAGATGAAGAATTGGCTATTAATGAAATTTGTACTGATTCACGAAAAATTACTGATCAATCACTATTTATTGCATTGGTAGGTGAAAAATTTGATGGTCATTTATTTGCTAAACAAGCTATTGACGATGGTGCTATTGCGGTAATTGTAAATCGTAAAATCGATGATGATATTCCTCAAATAGTGGTCAATGATACTTATATAGCATTAGGTCAACTAGCTGAATTTGTAAGAGATCAAAGTTCAGCAAAATTTGTTGCGTTAACTGGTTCATCGGGCAAAACCTCCGTCAAAGAAATGACTGCCAATATTTTACAACAATGTGGTGAGACTCTTTATACTCAAGGTAATTTTAATAATGATATAGGAGTGCCACTAACTTTACTACGATTAAAGAAGCAAGATCAATTTGCGGTTGTTGAGTTAGGTGCTAATCATATAGGTGAAATTGCTTATACTACACGCTTAGTTAAACCAAACAGTGCACTAATTAATAATATAGCTTTGGCGCATATTGAGGGATTTGGTTCTCTTGATGGTGTAGCAACAGCTAAAGGTGAAATTTTTGAAGGATTAGCTGATAACGGAATTGCAATTATTAATTTGGAAAGTTGTTCTGATAACTGGTTAGCTATGCTCAAAAATAAAACTGTCTGGACCTTTTCGATACATAATTTTTCTGCTGATTTTTATGCTAGTAATATTGAAATTATGGATCAGACTACTTTCACATTACACACCCCAATTGGTGATAGTGAAATTACCTTACCATTAGTTGGTGAGCATAATATATCAAATGCAATAGCTTCATCTGCTTTAGCAATATCTGTAGGAGCAACCTTAACACAGGTAAAAAAAGGTTTAGCTGAGTCAAAATCGGTAAAAGGGCGATTGTATCCTGTTAGGTTAAATCAAACGCAGTTAATTTGGGATGATTCTTATAATGCTAACGTAGGTTCAATGTCTGCAGCTATTCATGTTTTAGCAACACAGCCTGGGTATAAAGTATTAGTCGTTGGTGATATGGCTGAATTGGGTAATGATGCAAACATTTATCATCAACAAATCGGCGAGTTAGCTAAACAACAAAATATTGATTGTGTTGTTAGTGTCGGCCAGCTAAGTGAATTAATCAGTCAATTTAGTGGTGTTGGCCATCATTTTATTGATAAACAAAGTGCTGTAGATTATTTATTAAACTTACTACGTCTACATCCAACTTTAACTATGTTAGTCAAAGGATCACGTAGTGCAAAAATGGAAGATCTTATCGTGGAAATTCAAACAAAAATAGGTCGGGATTAA
- the murE gene encoding UDP-N-acetylmuramoyl-L-alanyl-D-glutamate--2,6-diaminopimelate ligase — translation MVTNTFKTLYKLLGGSDLEIDDFSLNHLVIDSRKVNKDDVFIAIKGYTVNGRDFIPQAISSGAAVVLIETNRKSNDLKIDYLKQKNKKVIPQISIFQLSQKLSKIANDFYFSPSKNLSVIGVTGTNGKTTVTQLIAQCVTLLNQKAALLGTIGNGIYNQLEPSVNTTLSAIEVQSALAEFVTQQVQVVAMEISSHGLAMNRVKALNCAATVFTNLSRDHLDYHKTMNKYAKAKWSLFSGNEHEKQVASSGKSIINYDDEYGRRWIDKLSSVTVVSCQPKSLRRLKTLDKTYVGVSMIEYHDKGAKIHMESSWGNAIIHSRLLGEFNVSNVLLAIATLLTLDYPFFAVVNMASYLKPICGRMEVIHIKNSPTVIIDYAHTPDALQKALQASRIHCKGQLWVIFGCGGDRDTGKRPLMAEVAEQFADKIVLTNDNPRTEDETKIIHDIEQGLSNIKNIQVITDRVTAIRETLAQAKPDDVILIAGKGHEDYQIIGKTKHHYSDQETVKQILGVENLS, via the coding sequence ATGGTAACAAACACATTTAAAACGTTATATAAATTATTAGGTGGGAGTGATCTGGAAATAGATGATTTCTCACTTAATCATTTGGTTATTGATAGTCGAAAAGTAAATAAAGATGATGTTTTTATTGCTATTAAAGGGTATACCGTTAATGGTCGGGATTTTATTCCGCAAGCTATCTCATCTGGTGCTGCTGTAGTTCTAATTGAAACAAATAGAAAATCAAATGATTTGAAAATTGATTATCTTAAACAAAAAAATAAGAAAGTTATTCCACAAATTAGTATATTTCAGCTTTCTCAGAAATTATCAAAAATTGCAAACGATTTTTATTTTTCACCATCTAAAAATTTATCGGTTATTGGTGTAACTGGAACTAATGGTAAAACAACGGTAACTCAGCTTATCGCACAATGTGTAACTTTATTAAATCAAAAAGCTGCGTTATTGGGTACGATAGGTAATGGTATTTATAATCAACTTGAACCTTCAGTAAATACGACTTTATCTGCTATTGAAGTTCAATCAGCTTTAGCGGAATTTGTTACGCAACAAGTTCAAGTTGTCGCCATGGAAATTTCGTCCCATGGTTTAGCGATGAATCGAGTAAAAGCACTAAATTGTGCGGCAACAGTGTTTACTAATTTAAGCCGTGATCATCTTGATTATCATAAAACCATGAATAAATATGCTAAAGCAAAATGGTCATTATTCAGCGGTAATGAACACGAAAAGCAAGTTGCTAGTTCAGGTAAATCAATTATTAATTATGATGATGAATACGGACGGCGTTGGATAGATAAATTATCAAGTGTTACGGTTGTGTCATGTCAGCCTAAATCATTGCGCCGTTTAAAAACATTAGATAAAACCTATGTTGGTGTATCAATGATTGAATATCATGATAAAGGGGCCAAAATTCATATGGAATCGAGTTGGGGTAATGCTATTATTCACAGCCGATTATTAGGCGAATTTAATGTATCAAATGTACTGTTAGCAATCGCAACCTTGTTGACTCTTGATTATCCATTTTTTGCTGTTGTTAATATGGCATCATATCTTAAGCCGATCTGTGGTCGTATGGAAGTGATACATATAAAAAATAGTCCAACAGTCATTATTGATTATGCACATACCCCAGATGCATTACAAAAAGCATTACAAGCAAGTCGTATTCATTGTAAAGGCCAATTATGGGTGATTTTTGGTTGTGGTGGCGATAGAGATACCGGTAAAAGACCTTTAATGGCCGAAGTCGCGGAACAATTTGCTGATAAAATTGTATTAACAAATGATAATCCACGTACTGAAGATGAGACTAAAATTATTCATGATATAGAGCAAGGTTTAAGCAATATTAAAAATATACAAGTTATTACTGATAGAGTTACAGCTATTCGAGAAACGCTTGCTCAGGCTAAACCTGATGATGTTATCTTAATCGCCGGAAAAGGACATGAAGATTACCAAATTATTGGTAAAACCAAGCATCATTATTCAGATCAAGAAACTGTAAAACAGATTTTAGGAGTAGAGAATCTATCATGA
- the ftsI gene encoding peptidoglycan glycosyltransferase FtsI translates to MKFANKNKKDNVRLNTKSNKGNKLNSKKQVFTLNRFYLVYGFIILAIIGLLVRLAVLQIIEPDKLIAEANKRSIRHQEMSAPRAMITDRNGRALAVSVPMYDVWADPKIVVQKGGVDVNDIRWQGLAKTLNIPISTLEQKLSNPSMRFVYLSKQITPTISDYLKKLKLPGISFAKTSKRYYPAAENIAQLIGLTDIDENGTEKGSEGIEKSFNKWLIGESGQRIVRRDRVGRVIEELERTESEIASDLTLSIDERLQSLVYSELSQAVAFNKADSGTAVLIDVHSGEILAMATSPSYNPNNRTSIDYNLLRNRAITDAFEPGSTVKPLVVMAALEKKIADLNTIIDTRPFLVNRYEIKDVSYQKALNLAGILEKSSNVGVSKLALQMQSGDLVEFYSRFGLGQPTELGLGGEVSGSIAADRTRKWADIERATFSFGYGLSVTPLQLARAYATIGSYGVYRPVSILKVNEPVEGKRVVSEKIAKTVVQLMEAVAVTGGGTKASVPGYSVGVKTGTAKKLAGGRYVNQYLAYTAGIAPATGPKYSLVVVIDNPKAGQYYGGSVSAPVFSRIMGGVLRTMNVKPDRQVDGQMIVY, encoded by the coding sequence ATGAAGTTTGCCAATAAAAATAAAAAAGATAACGTAAGACTTAATACGAAATCGAATAAAGGAAATAAATTAAACAGTAAAAAACAAGTTTTTACGCTTAATAGATTCTACCTTGTATATGGCTTTATTATTTTAGCAATTATTGGTTTGTTGGTGAGATTGGCTGTTTTACAAATAATAGAACCCGATAAACTTATTGCTGAAGCCAATAAACGTTCAATTCGTCATCAAGAAATGAGTGCGCCGAGAGCGATGATTACTGATCGTAATGGAAGAGCTTTGGCCGTTAGCGTTCCAATGTATGATGTTTGGGCTGATCCGAAAATAGTTGTGCAAAAAGGTGGTGTTGATGTCAATGATATTCGTTGGCAAGGATTAGCGAAAACGTTAAATATTCCAATATCGACATTAGAACAAAAATTGAGTAATCCATCGATGCGTTTTGTTTATTTATCTAAACAAATTACACCAACCATATCGGATTATTTAAAAAAATTAAAATTACCTGGAATATCGTTTGCTAAGACTTCAAAACGTTATTACCCTGCAGCAGAAAATATTGCCCAATTAATTGGCTTAACTGATATCGATGAGAACGGTACTGAAAAAGGTTCTGAAGGTATTGAAAAAAGTTTTAATAAATGGCTTATTGGAGAATCGGGACAACGTATAGTTAGACGAGATAGAGTTGGTCGTGTTATTGAGGAGCTCGAAAGAACAGAAAGTGAAATTGCCTCTGATTTAACGTTAAGCATTGATGAGCGTTTACAGTCGCTAGTTTATAGCGAGCTTAGCCAAGCAGTAGCATTTAATAAAGCTGATAGTGGTACAGCTGTTTTGATCGATGTTCATTCTGGTGAGATTTTAGCGATGGCAACCAGTCCATCCTATAATCCAAATAATCGAACTTCAATTGATTATAATTTGTTACGAAATCGGGCCATAACAGATGCATTCGAACCGGGTTCAACAGTTAAACCTTTAGTTGTTATGGCTGCATTAGAAAAGAAAATAGCCGACTTGAACACTATCATAGATACTAGACCTTTTTTAGTTAACCGCTATGAAATAAAAGATGTCTCTTATCAAAAAGCACTAAATTTGGCTGGTATTTTGGAAAAATCAAGTAACGTAGGGGTAAGTAAATTAGCACTACAAATGCAATCAGGTGATCTGGTTGAGTTTTATAGTCGTTTTGGCTTAGGTCAACCAACAGAACTTGGTTTAGGTGGTGAAGTTAGTGGTTCTATTGCTGCCGATAGGACGAGAAAATGGGCTGATATAGAGCGTGCAACATTTTCTTTTGGTTATGGTTTAAGCGTTACTCCATTACAATTGGCGAGAGCTTATGCAACTATTGGTAGCTATGGTGTTTATCGACCAGTTTCAATATTGAAAGTGAACGAACCAGTAGAAGGTAAACGGGTTGTAAGCGAAAAAATAGCTAAAACTGTAGTGCAATTGATGGAAGCTGTAGCCGTAACCGGTGGCGGTACTAAAGCTTCTGTTCCAGGGTATAGTGTCGGTGTTAAAACAGGGACAGCTAAAAAATTAGCTGGTGGTCGATATGTTAACCAGTATTTAGCTTATACCGCAGGTATTGCACCGGCAACAGGGCCAAAATATTCACTAGTTGTGGTAATTGATAATCCAAAAGCAGGGCAATATTATGGTGGCTCTGTTTCTGCACCTGTTTTTAGTCGAATTATGGGGGGCGTTCTTAGAACAATGAACGTTAAACCAGACCGCCAAGTAGATGGCCAAATGATCGTATATTAG
- the ftsL gene encoding cell division protein FtsL produces the protein MNSNQNNEIYNRTDVEIHNQKRPSKSLFGLILNDLLGHQKISLLLLLLIIISAGAVLITTQQVRKQLFEREQLLLEQDVLESEWRNLVIEENVLADPKRVEEKAKNQLGMSYVTPQNETVIVIKSK, from the coding sequence ATGAATAGTAATCAAAACAATGAAATTTACAATAGAACTGATGTAGAAATACACAATCAAAAAAGACCAAGCAAAAGTTTATTTGGATTAATCCTTAATGATTTGCTTGGCCATCAAAAAATTTCATTATTGTTATTGTTACTTATTATTATTTCTGCTGGTGCTGTATTAATAACTACTCAGCAGGTACGTAAACAATTATTTGAACGTGAACAATTATTGCTTGAACAAGATGTATTAGAAAGTGAATGGCGTAATTTAGTTATTGAAGAAAATGTTCTTGCAGATCCCAAACGGGTTGAAGAAAAAGCTAAAAATCAATTAGGAATGTCTTATGTGACACCACAAAATGAAACCGTTATTGTGATAAAGAGTAAATAA
- the rsmH gene encoding 16S rRNA (cytosine(1402)-N(4))-methyltransferase RsmH → MDYQHKTVLLNEAVTALNLKKNGIYVDGTFGRGGHSRLILEQLGDKGKLIAIDRDERAEQAAAKINDPRFTFIRGEFSNVYQYINELGLLGSVDGFLLDLGVSSPQLDDPERGFSFMRDGPLDMRMNNHKGVTASEWLLNSDENDIAWVLKTFGEEKFAKRIARAIVEQNKVAPITRTLELASLIEKATPKKDKNKHPATRSFQAIRIYINSELEEVEQALNSSLSILANQGRLAVISFHSLEDRIVKQFINKQSKGPDLPAGLPLTEQQIKQYGNAKLKSLGKIKPSNDEIYGNPRSRSAILRVAERKNE, encoded by the coding sequence ATGGATTATCAACATAAAACAGTTTTGTTAAATGAAGCTGTAACGGCATTGAATTTAAAAAAAAACGGTATTTATGTTGATGGGACTTTTGGTCGTGGCGGTCATTCTCGTTTGATCCTCGAACAATTAGGGGATAAAGGGAAATTAATTGCAATTGACCGTGATGAGCGAGCTGAACAAGCAGCAGCTAAGATAAATGATCCTAGATTTACTTTTATTCGTGGTGAGTTTTCTAATGTTTATCAATATATTAATGAATTAGGGTTGTTAGGCAGCGTTGATGGTTTTTTGTTAGATTTAGGTGTGTCATCACCTCAATTAGATGATCCAGAAAGAGGATTTTCGTTTATGAGAGATGGACCACTTGATATGCGAATGAATAATCATAAAGGTGTAACTGCAAGTGAGTGGTTACTAAATAGTGATGAAAATGATATTGCATGGGTATTAAAAACTTTTGGTGAGGAAAAATTTGCTAAACGTATCGCACGTGCAATTGTTGAGCAAAATAAGGTGGCACCAATCACTCGAACTTTAGAGTTAGCGAGTTTAATTGAAAAAGCGACCCCGAAGAAAGATAAAAATAAACATCCTGCAACACGATCATTTCAAGCTATTAGGATTTACATAAATAGTGAACTAGAGGAAGTTGAACAAGCATTAAATAGCAGTTTATCGATATTGGCTAATCAAGGCAGACTGGCTGTGATTAGTTTTCATTCCTTAGAAGACAGAATTGTAAAACAATTTATTAATAAACAGAGTAAAGGCCCAGATTTACCTGCAGGGTTACCATTAACAGAACAACAAATTAAACAATATGGTAATGCTAAACTAAAATCACTTGGCAAAATTAAGCCGAGTAATGATGAAATATATGGTAACCCGCGTTCACGTAGCGCAATATTAAGGGTAGCAGAAAGGAAAAATGAATAG
- the mraZ gene encoding division/cell wall cluster transcriptional repressor MraZ, with the protein MFSGAILVSLDSKGRIAIPTRYRDFLSDGLVCTIGLYHPCLTLYSMSEWQKIELQLSTLSTIVEVERRIKRLLLGYATECNLDNAGRILLPPTLRTYAKLEKHTMFVGQSNKFEIWDEGIWYQQISDDIAALPTDIENLSDNLKNLTI; encoded by the coding sequence ATGTTTAGTGGTGCAATTTTAGTCAGTTTAGATAGTAAAGGGCGAATAGCAATTCCTACTCGCTATCGTGATTTTTTGTCTGACGGCTTAGTTTGTACCATTGGTTTATATCATCCTTGTTTAACACTTTATTCAATGTCTGAATGGCAAAAAATTGAATTACAACTATCAACATTGTCAACTATTGTTGAAGTAGAAAGAAGAATTAAAAGGCTACTATTAGGTTATGCAACGGAATGTAATTTAGATAATGCTGGACGTATTTTACTACCACCAACTTTACGTACTTATGCAAAACTAGAAAAACATACTATGTTTGTCGGCCAATCCAATAAATTTGAGATTTGGGATGAAGGAATATGGTATCAACAAATTAGTGATGATATTGCTGCGTTACCAACAGATATTGAAAACTTATCAGATAATTTAAAAAATCTAACAATTTAA
- the pgl gene encoding 6-phosphogluconolactonase, producing MFTLNKYSNSQLLIEDLAAHIVKELKKAIEKKGHASIAVSGGKTPIPLFKLLSQQDLDWHKVFITLVDDRWVADTDDASNEKLVLTYLLQNKAKLANFVGLKNSCDNPFDGAEITDKILNKIPMPFDVLILGMGEDGHTASLFPGAANLMAGLDMKSGRKVIGMTPLTAPLDRITLTLPTILDSENIYLHLVGESKMQVLEQAEQGDDINQMPIRAVLQQNRVNVIGFWTAS from the coding sequence ATGTTTACATTAAATAAATACTCAAACAGTCAACTATTGATTGAAGATTTAGCCGCCCATATTGTCAAAGAACTAAAAAAGGCTATTGAGAAAAAAGGACATGCTTCTATTGCCGTGTCTGGTGGAAAAACACCTATACCACTATTTAAATTACTAAGCCAACAAGATTTAGATTGGCATAAGGTTTTTATTACATTAGTTGATGATCGATGGGTAGCTGATACTGATGATGCGAGTAATGAGAAGTTAGTATTAACTTATTTACTACAAAATAAGGCTAAATTAGCTAATTTTGTCGGCTTGAAAAATAGTTGTGATAATCCATTCGACGGCGCAGAAATTACCGATAAAATATTAAATAAAATTCCGATGCCATTTGATGTGTTAATTTTGGGAATGGGTGAAGATGGACATACTGCCTCGCTTTTCCCTGGTGCAGCTAATTTAATGGCGGGCTTAGATATGAAATCCGGTCGCAAAGTTATCGGTATGACACCATTAACCGCTCCACTTGATCGTATTACCTTAACATTACCTACTATTTTAGATAGTGAAAATATCTATTTACATTTAGTCGGTGAAAGTAAGATGCAAGTGCTTGAGCAAGCAGAACAAGGTGATGATATTAATCAAATGCCTATTCGTGCAGTCTTGCAGCAGAATAGAGTCAATGTTATTGGTTTTTGGACCGCTTCTTAA
- the zwf gene encoding glucose-6-phosphate dehydrogenase — protein MSDIPACDLVIFGAKGDLTRRKLLPSLYQLEKYGKLPKQTKILGVGRADWDQKAYAEVAKDALTSFMSEPLDESVWQRLCQRLNFHKLDVNDISGFDSLKNKLEKSHPAIFYFAMHPNAFGTICQGLAAAGLNQSQSRIVMEKPLGFDLQSSREINDSVAKFFSESQVYRIDHYLGKESVLNLLALRFANPVFAAFWDRNSIDHVEITVAEQVGIEGRWGYFDKAGQMRDMVQNHLLQILTMIAMSPPANLDDNSLRREKIAVLNALRPINKANIREKVVRGQYTAGFVNGINVPGYLEEDGANKQSNTETFVAIRVDIDNWRWAGVPFYLRTGKRLPSKCSEVVVYFKSLPLNLFSESYSELPQNKLTIRLQPDEGMDIEILNKVPGLDSTHNLQTTKLDLSFRETFHQHSADAYERLLLEVMRGRQALFVHRDEVEAAWKWVDSIISAWNVDNESPKTYPAGTWGPVASVALITKDGHSWHEFE, from the coding sequence ATGTCTGATATCCCAGCTTGCGATTTAGTTATTTTTGGCGCTAAAGGGGATTTAACGAGGCGTAAACTTTTACCGTCTCTATATCAATTAGAAAAATATGGAAAGTTACCAAAACAGACAAAAATTCTAGGTGTAGGCCGTGCTGATTGGGATCAAAAGGCTTATGCTGAAGTAGCTAAAGATGCGTTGACCTCATTTATGTCCGAGCCTTTAGATGAAAGTGTTTGGCAACGACTTTGTCAGCGTCTAAACTTTCATAAATTAGATGTTAATGATATATCAGGCTTTGATTCTTTGAAAAATAAACTTGAAAAATCGCATCCTGCTATTTTTTATTTTGCTATGCATCCGAATGCATTTGGGACTATCTGCCAAGGCTTAGCAGCTGCAGGTTTGAACCAATCTCAAAGTCGAATTGTCATGGAAAAGCCATTAGGTTTTGATTTACAATCATCGAGAGAGATTAATGATTCAGTTGCAAAATTTTTTAGTGAGTCACAAGTTTATCGTATTGACCACTATTTAGGTAAAGAGTCAGTTTTAAATTTACTTGCATTACGCTTTGCTAACCCTGTGTTTGCTGCATTTTGGGATAGAAATTCAATCGATCATGTTGAAATAACTGTTGCCGAACAAGTTGGAATTGAGGGCCGCTGGGGGTACTTTGATAAAGCTGGACAAATGCGCGATATGGTGCAGAATCATTTATTGCAAATTCTTACTATGATTGCCATGTCTCCTCCAGCAAATCTTGACGATAATAGTTTGCGTAGAGAAAAGATTGCTGTACTTAATGCATTACGTCCAATTAATAAAGCTAATATTCGTGAAAAAGTAGTTAGAGGACAATATACTGCCGGATTTGTTAACGGTATCAATGTCCCCGGTTATTTAGAAGAAGATGGCGCAAATAAGCAAAGTAATACCGAAACATTTGTTGCTATTCGTGTAGATATAGACAATTGGCGTTGGGCTGGGGTTCCTTTCTATTTAAGGACAGGTAAACGCTTACCGAGTAAATGTTCTGAAGTAGTCGTTTATTTTAAATCTTTGCCTCTTAATTTATTTAGCGAGTCTTATTCAGAATTACCACAAAATAAACTAACCATCCGTTTACAACCAGATGAAGGTATGGACATTGAAATTTTAAATAAAGTACCTGGATTAGATAGTACTCATAATTTACAAACCACTAAACTCGACTTAAGTTTTAGAGAAACATTTCATCAACATAGTGCTGATGCTTATGAGCGTTTACTATTAGAAGTGATGCGTGGCAGACAAGCTTTATTTGTTCACCGTGATGAGGTTGAAGCAGCATGGAAATGGGTTGATTCAATTATTAGTGCTTGGAATGTAGATAATGAATCACCAAAAACCTATCCTGCAGGTACTTGGGGGCCAGTCGCTTCAGTGGCTTTGATCACCAAAGATGGTCATTCATGGCATGAGTTTGAATAG
- the rplY gene encoding 50S ribosomal protein L25, which produces MFTFKAEVRKEHGKGASRRLRHAGQFPAIVYGGTEPAVSIVLDHNQVFNMQEKPEFYSEVLTIEIDGKAVKVKVQAVQRHPFKPKLVHMDFVRA; this is translated from the coding sequence ATGTTTACATTTAAAGCTGAAGTAAGAAAAGAGCATGGTAAGGGTGCGAGCCGCCGCCTGCGTCACGCTGGTCAGTTCCCAGCTATTGTTTATGGTGGAACAGAACCTGCAGTTTCTATCGTGTTAGATCACAACCAAGTGTTCAATATGCAAGAAAAACCAGAATTTTATTCTGAAGTATTAACTATTGAAATTGATGGTAAAGCAGTTAAAGTTAAAGTACAAGCAGTACAACGTCATCCATTTAAGCCAAAATTAGTTCATATGGATTTTGTACGCGCATAA